One window of Papaver somniferum cultivar HN1 chromosome 9, ASM357369v1, whole genome shotgun sequence genomic DNA carries:
- the LOC113309592 gene encoding chalcone--flavonone isomerase-like gives MAPMAQLSEIQVEQFVFPPTMTPPSSTESLFLGGAGVRGLQIQDRFIKFTAIGVYLAEEAIPSLSPKWKSKSPEELNDDVEFFMDIVTGPFEKFVKITMILPLTGDQYAEKVTENCVEYLKSKDMYTDAEAKAVERFIEIFKNEMFPPASSILFTISPAGSLTVGFSKDTSIPEARNAVIENKALSEAILESIIGKNGVSPAAKQSLAERISELLKGYENKPDDSAAAKTEEETTKA, from the exons ATGGCTCCCATGGCACAGCTTTCTGAGATTCAAGTGGAGCAATTTGTGTTTCCACCAACAATGACACCACCAAGCTCAACGGAATCGCTCTTTCTTGGCGGTGCAG GTGTGAGGGGATTGCAGATCCAAGACAGATTCATCAAATTTACTGCAATTGGTGTTTATTTAGCAGAAGAGGCTATTCCTTCCCTGTCTCCTAAATGGAAATCCAAATCTCCGGAAGAGTTGAACGATGATGTCGAGTTCTTCATGGATATTGTTACAG GTCCCTTCGAGAAATTTGTGAAAATCACAAtgatcttgcctttgactggtgaTCAGTATGCGGAAAAGGTGACGGAGAACTGTGTTGAATACTTGAAATCAAAAGATATGTACACAGATGCAGAAGCCAAGGCAGTGGAAAGGTTCATCGAGATTTTCAAGAATGAAATGTTTCCACCTGCCTCGTCCATCCTGTTCACTATTTCACCTGCCGGAAGTTTAACG GTTGGATTCTCAAAAGACACTTCCATTCCTGAAGCTAGAAATGCTGTTATAGAGAACAAGGCATTGTCAGAGGCGATTCTTGAATCGATCATTGGCAAGAATGGTgtttctcctgcagccaagcaaagtcTTGCAGAGCGCATTTCTGAACTGCTCAAGGGATATGAAAACAAACCTGACGATTCTGCTGCAGCAAAAACTGAGGAAGAGACTACAAAAGCATAG
- the LOC113309591 gene encoding probable NOT transcription complex subunit VIP2 isoform X1, protein MSGILNSSLSGSNSNLPESTSRPFATSFAGQSAAPSPVYNHSGTMQGMQNMNGNFSVQNMSSTLTARSAAGNGAPSSGMQQPIGSLSSGRYPSNNIPVGLSQISHGGSQGHPWIPNRGGLVSPILGNAGARMTSSMGNISIGGNNGRNISSGGMSVSGLASRLNMTANTGSGNLAAQGPNRYMGGILQQATPQVMSMLGNSYPSAGGQLSQNQIQGGNNFRSMGMLSDMNSNENSPFDMMNDFPQLNGRPSSAGGPQEQGSMRKLGAAVSSVVQQNQEFSIQNEDFPALPGFKGGNADYGMDLHQKEQFHDSSGSMMQSQHFPMGRPGGFSFSESYPSSRTQQHQQHASSVSSGGLSYTPSNNQDLQLHGSDLFPSSHSSYHSQVQSSGQPSMGLRNSSNSVSGVGSYDQLLQNFQQQQQNQSQFRLSQMPSASRLYRDRNMKSTHVSQASPDQYGLLGLLSVIRISDKPASSLYLGIDLTSLGLNLNAVENLHKTFGSPWSDEPAKGDPEYTIPECYYAKQPPVLQQSYFKKFQLETLFYIFYSMPRDEAQLYAANELYNRGWFFHRDLRIWFFRMPNLEPLAKTETYERGSYHCFDSTTWETVRKDNFVLQYKSIESRPVIPQH, encoded by the exons ATGTCTGGCATACTTAAT TCATCGCTTAGCGGGTCAAATTCAAACCTTCCGGAGTCCACATCACGGCCATTTGCAACGTCTTTTGCTGGCCAATCTGCTGCACCTTCTCCCGTTTATAATCATTCTG GTACCATGCAAGGAATGCAAAATATGAATGGGAACTTCAGTGTTCAGAACATGTCAAGCACTCTTACAGCTAGAAGTGCAGCAGGAAATGGTGCTCCTTCTAGTGGTATGCAACAGCCTATTGGGAGCCTCTCCAGCGGACGATATCCTTCTAATAATATTCCAGTTGGTCTCTCACAG ATATCTCATGGTGGCTCACAAGGACATCCGTGGATCCCTAATAGAGGAG GATTGGTATCTCCAATTTTGGGTAATGCAGGTGCTCGAATGACTAGTTCAATGGGAAATATCTCTATTGGAGGTAACAATGGACGGAATATCAGTTCCGGCGGAATGTCTGTTTCTGGGCTTGCATCTCGCCTCAATATGACTGCGAATACTGGTTCTGGAAATTTGGCTGCACAAGGACCCAACAGATATATGGGAGGTATTCTTCAACAAG CAACCCCGCAGGTTATGTCCATGCTCGGAAATTCTTATCCTTCAGCTGGTGGGCAACTGTCTCAAAACCAGATCCAAGGAGGGAATAACTTTAGGTCGATGGGAATGTTAAGTGATATGAATTCAAATGAAAATTCCCCGTTTGACATGATGAATGATTTCCCTCAGTTGAATGGACGTCCTAGTTCTGCAGGAGGGCCTCAAGAACAAG GTTCGATGCGAAAGCTAGGTGCTGCTGTTAGTTCAGTTGTCCAACAAAATCAAGAATTTAGCATTCAAAATGAAGATTTTCCGGCGTTGCCTGGATTTAAAG GTGGAAATGCTGATTATGGTATGGATTTGCATCAGAAAGAACAATTTCACGATAGTTCGGGATCAATGATGCAATCTCAGCACTTCCCT ATGGGGAGGCCTGGGGGATTCAGTTTCTCAGAATCGTATCCATCATCACGAAcccaacagcaccaacagcatgcTTCATCAGTAAGTAGCGGTGGGCTTTCTTACACACCCTCTAACAATCAAGATCTTCAGTTACATGGCTCTGATCTTTTCCCATCTTCTCATTCGTCATATCACTCACAG GTTCAGTCTAGTGGACAACCAAGCATGGGATTAAGAAACTCCTCAAATTCAGTATCTGGTGTAGGATCGTATGACCAGCTTCTTCAGAAttttcaacaacaacagcaaaatcAATCTCAGTTCCGTCTATCGCAGATGCCATCTGCAAGCCGACTATATAGAGACCGCAACATGAAATCAACGCATGTTTCTCAAGCTTCTCCTGACCAATACGGGTTGCTTGGATTATTAAGTGTCATACGGATTAGTGATAAACCTGCGTCATCTCTTTACCTCGGTATTGATTTGACAAGTTTAGGTCTCAATTTGAATGCAGTAGAAAACTTGCACAAAACATTTGGTTCTCCATGGTCTGATGAACCTGCTAAGGGGGACCCTGAGTATACAATACCTGAGTGCTATTATGCAAAACAACCACCTGTGCTACAA CAATCATATTTCAAAAAGTTCCAGTTGGAGACTCTGTTTTATATCTTCTACAG CATGCCAAGAGATGAGGCGCAGTTGTATGCGGCCAACGAATT gTATAACAGGGGCTGGTTCTTCCACAGAGATCTACGGATATGGTTTTTCAGAATGCCAAATTTGGAACCGCTGGCAAAGACAGAAACCTACGAGAGAGGTTCCTACCATTGTTTCGATTCAACCACATGGGAAACAGTTCGCAAG GATAACTTTGTTCTTCAGTACAAGTCAATTGAGAGTAGACCTGTGATCCCGCAACACTGA
- the LOC113309591 gene encoding probable NOT transcription complex subunit VIP2 isoform X2 gives MSGILNSSLSGSNSNLPESTSRPFATSFAGQSAAPSPVYNHSGTMQGMQNMNGNFSVQNMSSTLTARSAAGNGAPSSGMQQPIGSLSSGRYPSNNIPVGLSQISHGGSQGHPWIPNRGGLVSPILGNAGARMTSSMGNISIGGNNGRNISSGGMSVSGLASRLNMTANTGSGNLAAQGPNRYMGGILQQATPQVMSMLGNSYPSAGGQLSQNQIQGGNNFRSMGMLSDMNSNENSPFDMMNDFPQLNGRPSSAGGPQEQGSMRKLGAAVSSVVQQNQEFSIQNEDFPALPGFKGGNADYGMDLHQKEQFHDSSGSMMQSQHFPMGRPGGFSFSESYPSSRTQQHQQHASSVSSGGLSYTPSNNQDLQLHGSDLFPSSHSSYHSQSSGQPSMGLRNSSNSVSGVGSYDQLLQNFQQQQQNQSQFRLSQMPSASRLYRDRNMKSTHVSQASPDQYGLLGLLSVIRISDKPASSLYLGIDLTSLGLNLNAVENLHKTFGSPWSDEPAKGDPEYTIPECYYAKQPPVLQQSYFKKFQLETLFYIFYSMPRDEAQLYAANELYNRGWFFHRDLRIWFFRMPNLEPLAKTETYERGSYHCFDSTTWETVRKDNFVLQYKSIESRPVIPQH, from the exons ATGTCTGGCATACTTAAT TCATCGCTTAGCGGGTCAAATTCAAACCTTCCGGAGTCCACATCACGGCCATTTGCAACGTCTTTTGCTGGCCAATCTGCTGCACCTTCTCCCGTTTATAATCATTCTG GTACCATGCAAGGAATGCAAAATATGAATGGGAACTTCAGTGTTCAGAACATGTCAAGCACTCTTACAGCTAGAAGTGCAGCAGGAAATGGTGCTCCTTCTAGTGGTATGCAACAGCCTATTGGGAGCCTCTCCAGCGGACGATATCCTTCTAATAATATTCCAGTTGGTCTCTCACAG ATATCTCATGGTGGCTCACAAGGACATCCGTGGATCCCTAATAGAGGAG GATTGGTATCTCCAATTTTGGGTAATGCAGGTGCTCGAATGACTAGTTCAATGGGAAATATCTCTATTGGAGGTAACAATGGACGGAATATCAGTTCCGGCGGAATGTCTGTTTCTGGGCTTGCATCTCGCCTCAATATGACTGCGAATACTGGTTCTGGAAATTTGGCTGCACAAGGACCCAACAGATATATGGGAGGTATTCTTCAACAAG CAACCCCGCAGGTTATGTCCATGCTCGGAAATTCTTATCCTTCAGCTGGTGGGCAACTGTCTCAAAACCAGATCCAAGGAGGGAATAACTTTAGGTCGATGGGAATGTTAAGTGATATGAATTCAAATGAAAATTCCCCGTTTGACATGATGAATGATTTCCCTCAGTTGAATGGACGTCCTAGTTCTGCAGGAGGGCCTCAAGAACAAG GTTCGATGCGAAAGCTAGGTGCTGCTGTTAGTTCAGTTGTCCAACAAAATCAAGAATTTAGCATTCAAAATGAAGATTTTCCGGCGTTGCCTGGATTTAAAG GTGGAAATGCTGATTATGGTATGGATTTGCATCAGAAAGAACAATTTCACGATAGTTCGGGATCAATGATGCAATCTCAGCACTTCCCT ATGGGGAGGCCTGGGGGATTCAGTTTCTCAGAATCGTATCCATCATCACGAAcccaacagcaccaacagcatgcTTCATCAGTAAGTAGCGGTGGGCTTTCTTACACACCCTCTAACAATCAAGATCTTCAGTTACATGGCTCTGATCTTTTCCCATCTTCTCATTCGTCATATCACTCACAG TCTAGTGGACAACCAAGCATGGGATTAAGAAACTCCTCAAATTCAGTATCTGGTGTAGGATCGTATGACCAGCTTCTTCAGAAttttcaacaacaacagcaaaatcAATCTCAGTTCCGTCTATCGCAGATGCCATCTGCAAGCCGACTATATAGAGACCGCAACATGAAATCAACGCATGTTTCTCAAGCTTCTCCTGACCAATACGGGTTGCTTGGATTATTAAGTGTCATACGGATTAGTGATAAACCTGCGTCATCTCTTTACCTCGGTATTGATTTGACAAGTTTAGGTCTCAATTTGAATGCAGTAGAAAACTTGCACAAAACATTTGGTTCTCCATGGTCTGATGAACCTGCTAAGGGGGACCCTGAGTATACAATACCTGAGTGCTATTATGCAAAACAACCACCTGTGCTACAA CAATCATATTTCAAAAAGTTCCAGTTGGAGACTCTGTTTTATATCTTCTACAG CATGCCAAGAGATGAGGCGCAGTTGTATGCGGCCAACGAATT gTATAACAGGGGCTGGTTCTTCCACAGAGATCTACGGATATGGTTTTTCAGAATGCCAAATTTGGAACCGCTGGCAAAGACAGAAACCTACGAGAGAGGTTCCTACCATTGTTTCGATTCAACCACATGGGAAACAGTTCGCAAG GATAACTTTGTTCTTCAGTACAAGTCAATTGAGAGTAGACCTGTGATCCCGCAACACTGA